In Populus nigra chromosome 1, ddPopNigr1.1, whole genome shotgun sequence, one genomic interval encodes:
- the LOC133680889 gene encoding protein TIFY 10A-like isoform X1 — protein sequence MANLAQNSCKSPDQISSFAKKCNLLSQYLKEKGSFGDISLGINGKAPEVKGPETSDSPATTLNLLTNMENSSEHITFRQKPVASSNMMKSMDFFPQFVGFSPSNYTEDAINKADNHLRFSFCFYDIRKSSTMDPGPTQMTIFYAGKLTVFNDIPADKAKEIMALATMGSSISPIGFPSDPSIIKVNSANSVAALDSNNAQQRLHLQSEAPNGSDVPHATRASLHRFFSKRKERVAARAPYQIHNPTHNLSSSSSLEEGSNPLLALNEGQSSKQLELKL from the exons ATGGCGAATTTGGCACAGAATTCCTGCAAGTCACCTGACCAGATATCGAGCTTTGCTAAAAAATGCAATCTTTTGAGCCAGTACTTGAAGGAGAAAGGGAGCTTTGGAGACATCAGCCTTGGAATCAATGGAAAGGCTCCTGAAGTTAAAG GTCCTGAGACATCTGATTCGCCAGCAACAACATTGAATCTACTCACCAACATGGAAAATTCATCTGAACATATCACTTTCAGACAAAAGCCTGTGGCATCTTCAAACATGATGAAATCCATGGATTTCTTTCCTCAGTTTGTGGGTTTCAGTCCTTCAAATTACACAGAAGACGCCATCAACAAGGCTGATAATCACTTGAG attttcattttgtttttatgacaTTAGGAAATCATCTACAATGGATCCTGGACCTACCCAAATGACTATATTTTACGCTGGAAAACTGACTGTGTTTAATGACATTCCGGCTGATAAGGCCAAGGAGATCATGGCTTTGGCCACCATGGGAAGCTCTATCAGTCCTATTGGGTTTCCCTCTGATCCTTCAATAATAAAAGTTAACTCCGCCAATTCTGTTGCTGCTCTTGATTCCAATAATGCCCAACAAAGACTGCATTTACAATCTGAAGCGCCTAACGGTTCAG aTGTGCCACATGCTACAAGAGCATCACTTCATCGGTTCTTCtccaagagaaaagaaag AGTTGCGGCAAGAGCACCGTATCAAATACACAACCCAACTCATAATCTTTCTAGTTCGTCAAGCCTCGAAGAAGGCAGTAACCCGTTGCTTGCCCTAAACGAAGGCCAATCATCAAAGCAGCTAGAGCTTAAGTTGTAG
- the LOC133681593 gene encoding pollen receptor-like kinase 3 gives MELDWHFHPFLFLFIIFTLHFSLTSSVSDSEALLRLKKSFTNAGALSSWISGSVPCNRQTHWNGLLCFDGIVTGLQLENMGLSGTIDVDALATIQGLRSLSFDRNSFTGAIPELNRLGNLKAIYLRGNQFSGEIPSDFFSKMKSLKKVWLSDNKFTGGIPPSLAELPRLSELHLENNQFSGTIPSIDQPTLMSFNVSNNRLEGEIPPNLAIFNYSSFDGNDHLCGDRFGRGCENTMQTSSESPTGVGLDADMMVSKDRGHNSNDVTKTVAGAVTLAVLLLSITALIIFRMRRRDKDFDVIENRSNGNAAAAAAALDVQVSLSNRPKGVDATRKMGSSRKGSNNGRGGVGELVIVNNEKGVFGLPDLMKASAEVLGNGGMGSLYKAQMANGAMVVVKRTREMNTLSKDQFDAEIRKLGRLHHTNILTPLAFLYRPDEKLLVYEYMPKGSLLYLLHGDRGTSHAELNWFVRLKIVQGIAKGLGYLHTKLASSPLLHGNLKSSNVFLSNDNEPLLSEFGLSPLISPPMLAQALFGYKAPEAAQYGVSPMCDVYCLGIIVLEILTGKFPSQYLNNAKGGTDVVQWVESAVSDGRETDLLDPQIASSTNSLGQMRQLLGIGAACVKRNPQQRLDITDAIQMIQGIKLEDSNHEGRTMQVLPSLRDGYADAPQTSVSDIQEVDGESPWRRHGSGSFMDGTKHLSRDHFSFPAPI, from the exons ATGGAATTAGATTGGCATTTccatccatttctttttctcttcatcATTTTTACCCTCCATTTTTCGTTAACATCTTCTGTTTCTGATTCTGAAGCTTTGCTTAggcttaaaaaatcatttactaACGCTGGTGCTCTTAGCTCTTGGATCTCAGGCTCTGTCCCTTGCAATAGACAAACTCACTGGAACGGACTTCTTTGTTTCGATGGCATTGTCACGGGTCTTCAGCTCGAAAACATGGGCTTATCAGGAACCATTGACGTTGATGCATTGGCTACTATACAGGGACTCAGGAGCCTAAGCTTTGATCGTAATTCTTTTACAGGTGCAATTCCTGAACTCAATCGTTTAGGCAATTTAAAGGCTATATACTTGAGAGGGAACCAGTTTTCTGGTGAGATTCCCTCGGATTTCTTCTCGAAGATGAAGTCTCTGAAGAAAGTTTGGCTCTCCGATAACAAGTTTACTGGAGGAATTCCACCATCACTGGCTGAGTTGCCTCGGCTTAGCGAATTACATCTCGAGAACAATCAGTTTAGTGGGACTATTCCATCTATTGATCAACCAACATTGATGTCATTTAATGTGTCAAACAATAGGCTGGAAGGGGAAATCCCACCGAATTTAGCAATATTCAATTATAGTTCCTTTGATGGAAATGATCATCTCTGTGGAGACAGATTTGGCAGAGGGTGTGAAAACACAATGCAGACATCATCAGAATCACCAACCGGTGTTGGTTTGGATGCTGATATGATGGTTAGCAAAGACAGAGGTCATAACAGCAATGATGTTACAAAGACAGTCGCGGGGGCCGTAACTCTGGCTGTGTTGCTTCTTTCTATAACAGCATTGATAATCTTTAGAATGAGGCGAAGGGACAAAGATTTTGATGTGATTGAAAATAGAAGTAATGGtaatgcagcagcagcagcagcagcacttGATGTGCAAGTTTCGTTGTCGAATAGACCAAAGGGAGTGGATGCTACCAGAAAGATGGGATCAAGCCGTAAAGGGTCTAATAATGGAAGGGGTGGTGTAGGGGAATTAGTTATTGTGAACAACGAAAAAGGTGTATTTGGGTTGCCAGATTTGATGAAAGCTTCGGCAGAAGTGCTTGGAAATGGAGGAATGGGGTCTTTGTATAAGGCGCAGATGGCTAACGGTGCTATGGTGGTGGTCAAGAGAACGAGAGAAATGAATACATTGTCCAAAGATCAATTTGATGCAGAAATCAGAAAGCTAGGAAGACTGCATCATACTAATATTTTGACACCATTAGCTTTTCTTTATCGGCCGGATGAGAAGCTGTTGGTATATGAATACATGCCTAAAGGCAGTCTGCTTTATTTGTTGCATG GTGATCGAGGAACATCACATGCTGAACTCAATTGGTTTGTTCGTCTTAAGATTGTTCAAGGGATTGCCAAGGGATTGGGCTATCTTCATACAAAACTTGCTTCCTCTCCCTTGCTTCATGGCAATCTCAAATCAAGCAATGTCTTTCTTAGCAATGATAACGAGCCGTTGCTTTCAGAATTTGGACTTAGTCCCCTGATCAGCCCTCCAATGTTGGCTCAAGCATTGTTTGGGTATAAAGCCCCAGAAGCAGCGCAATATGGTGTATCACCTATGTGCGACGTGTACTGTCTAGGGATCATCGTACTTGAAATCCTTACAGGAAAATTTCCTTCTCAGTATCTCAACAACGCCAAGGGAGGGACTGATGTAGTCCAATGGGTGGAATCAGCAGTTTCCGATGGCAGAGAAACTGATTTGCTTGATCCTCAAATTGCAAGCTCAACAAATTCACTTGGTCAGATGAGGCAGCTCTTGGGTATTGGGGCTGCTTGTGTTAAAAGAAATCCTCAGCAACGGTTAGACATCACAGATGCTATTCAAATGATACAGGGCATAAAATTGGAAGACAGTAACCATGAGGGCAGGACAATGCAAGTTTTACCATCACTTCGAGATGGTTATGCAGATGCACCACAGACCAGCGTGTCTGATATTCAAGAAGTTGATGGGGAGAGCCCTTGGAGGAGACATGGATCAGGTAGCTTTATGGATGGAACTAAACACCTGAGTCgtgatcatttttcttttccggCTCCTATTTAG
- the LOC133680889 gene encoding protein TIFY 10A-like isoform X2, whose translation MANLAQNSCKSPDQISSFAKKCNLLSQYLKEKGSFGDISLGINGKAPEVKGPETSDSPATTLNLLTNMENSSEHITFRQKPVASSNMMKSMDFFPQFVGFSPSNYTEDAINKADNHLRKSSTMDPGPTQMTIFYAGKLTVFNDIPADKAKEIMALATMGSSISPIGFPSDPSIIKVNSANSVAALDSNNAQQRLHLQSEAPNGSDVPHATRASLHRFFSKRKERVAARAPYQIHNPTHNLSSSSSLEEGSNPLLALNEGQSSKQLELKL comes from the exons ATGGCGAATTTGGCACAGAATTCCTGCAAGTCACCTGACCAGATATCGAGCTTTGCTAAAAAATGCAATCTTTTGAGCCAGTACTTGAAGGAGAAAGGGAGCTTTGGAGACATCAGCCTTGGAATCAATGGAAAGGCTCCTGAAGTTAAAG GTCCTGAGACATCTGATTCGCCAGCAACAACATTGAATCTACTCACCAACATGGAAAATTCATCTGAACATATCACTTTCAGACAAAAGCCTGTGGCATCTTCAAACATGATGAAATCCATGGATTTCTTTCCTCAGTTTGTGGGTTTCAGTCCTTCAAATTACACAGAAGACGCCATCAACAAGGCTGATAATCACTTGAG GAAATCATCTACAATGGATCCTGGACCTACCCAAATGACTATATTTTACGCTGGAAAACTGACTGTGTTTAATGACATTCCGGCTGATAAGGCCAAGGAGATCATGGCTTTGGCCACCATGGGAAGCTCTATCAGTCCTATTGGGTTTCCCTCTGATCCTTCAATAATAAAAGTTAACTCCGCCAATTCTGTTGCTGCTCTTGATTCCAATAATGCCCAACAAAGACTGCATTTACAATCTGAAGCGCCTAACGGTTCAG aTGTGCCACATGCTACAAGAGCATCACTTCATCGGTTCTTCtccaagagaaaagaaag AGTTGCGGCAAGAGCACCGTATCAAATACACAACCCAACTCATAATCTTTCTAGTTCGTCAAGCCTCGAAGAAGGCAGTAACCCGTTGCTTGCCCTAAACGAAGGCCAATCATCAAAGCAGCTAGAGCTTAAGTTGTAG